From Anopheles funestus chromosome 3RL, idAnoFuneDA-416_04, whole genome shotgun sequence, a single genomic window includes:
- the LOC125770403 gene encoding zinc finger matrin-type protein 2 produces MSLRPDDHRRKWDRKEYERLAHERILAKDKGNEDDGEPVTKELLKQREYKVDLDSKLGKSMVINKSTPSSQSGGYYCNVCDCVVKDSINFLDHINGKKHQRNLGMSMKVERSSLDQVKERFKINKKKTEEKKKDYELESRVREAKEEEDRYREYKREKRKERKRKHDDDDADPDLDAGSSEMAAIMGFAGFGGSKKN; encoded by the exons ATGTCGCTGCGGCCGGATGATCATCGACGGAAGTGGGATCGCAAGGAGTACGAAAGGCTCGCGCACGAGCGTATACTTGCCAAGGATAAAGGCAACGAGGACGATG GTGAGCCCGTTACGAAGGAGCTGCTCAAGCAGCGCGAGTACAAAGTCGATCTGGACAGCAAGCTGGGTAAAAGTATGGTCATCAACAAGAGCACACCGTCCTCCCAGTCTGGCGGGTACTATTGCAACGTGTGCGACTGTGTGGTGAAAGATTCGATCAACTTTCTCGACCACATCAATGGCAAGAAGCACCAGCGCAATCTCGGCATGTCGATGAAAGTCGAACGCAGCTCGCTCGATCAGGTGAAGGAACGGTTtaagataaacaaaaagaagaccgaagaaaagaagaaagactACGAGCTGGAGTCACGGGTACGTGAAgcgaaggaggaggaggaccGGTACCGGGAGTACAAGCGCGAGAAGAGAAAAGAGCGCAAGCGAAAgcacgacgatgacgatgccGATCCCGATCTGGATGCGGGAAGCTCGGAAATGGCCGCCATTATGGGATTTGCCGGGTTCGGTGGATCGAAGAAGAACTGA
- the LOC125770399 gene encoding choline transporter-like 1, with product MGCFESKPDQQVQPVTVRSPTDIFWLILYVVFWIALIVIAIFSFIYGNPLRIINGYDSFGNTCGVRSNDKFSNFPMSGMNTEDKPYLFFLDIKELRHTLKICVKECPQREILNAAELYRYYEDRKAKYCRYDFNMSMLQTQDAGGAKYFDFTGPCPPFPVYQSAPVLHRCIPTGVNAPLQQVKKMYALINSWEATQQVFSDLYKAWPTVVLVCALSLVFSIIMIALLHWLATIVSWLICIIVVVASIGITGVLWWSYYKAKHTLDTDQQLSYLEELVRNETTIYVLAIAATCIMIILLVVIYYLREKLTGLAALFEEAGKCMLQLPGLAGPPLLAFLALSIFLVFWVVVVVCLATANYPGVKPLLPLAQLEENPSIASDTKLKPEMAGKNDTSFKSFKLVEYHDVNALRHMLWIYIIGLIWTSEFIFACQQLAIAGAVAFWYFRKPTDSPVLLAIAKLVKYHLGSVAKGSLIITIFKIPRLILTYLYAKLKRHQQEGSECASCCLRCCICSFWLLEKFIRYLNHNAYTVIAIEGVNFCPAAKIAWNALVTNALQVATINGIGDFVLFLGKLAVAAICGLISILLLRDNPDLHFYMAPVIIITVFAFFIAHIILSLYEMVVDTLFLCVCEDRTINGNSGRWKESNLARLLGEAPEPDAVEAPMQEVQLTPITKQPFSAQFLQAEMENSKA from the exons ATGGGTTGCTTTGAGAGCAAACCCGACCAGCAAGTGCAACCAGTTACCGTCCGATCACCGACGGACATCTTCTGGCTGATACTGTACGTCGTCTTCTGGATTGCACTG aTCGTAATCGCAATCTTTTCCTTCATATACGGAAATCCGCTCCGCATCATCAATGGGTACGATTCCTTCGGCAATACGTGCGGCGTGCGCAGCAACGATAAGTTTTCCAACTTCCCCATGTCCGGGATGAACACGGAGGACAAACCGTATCTATTCTTTCTCGACATCAAGGAGCTACGCCATACGTTGAAAATTTGCGTCAAAGAATGTCCTCAGCGTGAAATTTTGAACGCGGCCGAACTGTACCGCTACTACGAGGATCGCAAGGCGAAGTACTGCCGGTACGATTTTAACATGAGCATGCTCCAAACGCAAGATGCTGGCGGTGCGAAATATTTCGACTTTACTGGACCTTGTCCACCGTTTCCGGTGTACCAGTCGGCACCCGTTCTGCACCGCTGTATACCGACCGGTGTAAATGCACCGCTGCAGCAGGTGAAGAAGATGTACGCACTGATCAATTCGTGGGAAGCCACGCAGCAGGTGTTTAGCGATCTGTACAAAGCGTGGCCAACGGTCGTGCTTGTGTGTGCGCTAAGTTTGGTATTTTCAATCATAATGATTGCACTGCTTCATTGGCTCGCAACGATCGTTTCGTGGCTGATCTGTATCATCGTCGTGGTGGCCAGTATCGGCATTACCGGTGTGCTCTGGTGGAGCTACTACAAGGCCAAACATACGCTCGATACCGATCAGCAGCTGTCCTACCTTGAGGAGTTGGTACGCAACGAAACGACCATTTATGTGCTCGCGATCGCAGCCACCTGCATCATGATCATTCTGCTCGTGGTCATATACTATCTTCGCGAGAAGCTAACCGGTCTGGCGGCACTGTTCGAAGAAGCCGGCAAATGTATGCTACAGCTGCCGGGTTTGGCCGGTCCTCCGTTGCTAGCCTTCCTGGCACTATCGATCTTTCTCGTTTTTTGGGTAGTGGTGGTCGTGTGTCTGGCAACGGCCAACTATCCCGGCGTTAAACCATTGCTTCCATTGGCTCAGCTCGAAGAAAATCCCTCGATTGCGAGCGATACCAAGCTGAAGCCGGAAATGGCGGGCAAAAATGATACCAGCTTCAAAT CGTTTAAATTGGTCGAATATCATGATGTGAACGCATTGCGACACATGCTGTGGATCTACATCATTGGGCTGATCTGGACGAGTGAGTTTATATTCGCCTGCCAGCAGTTGGCCATTGCCGGTGCGGTTGCATTTTGGTACTTTCGCAAGCCAACCGATTCGCCGGTACTGCTTGCGATCGCCAAACTGGTCAAGTATCATCTCGGGTCCGTCGCGAAGGGTTCGCTCATCATTACCATCTTCAAAATTCCACGCCTCATACTGACCTATCTGTATGCGAA GTTGAAACGTCACCAGCAGGAAGGTTCCGAGTGTGCTAGCTGCTGTTTACGGTGCTGCATTTGCAGTTTCTGGCTGTTGGAGAAATTTATTCGCTATCTCAACCACAACGCTTACACGGTCATTGCCATCGAAGGAGTAAACTTCTGTCCTGCTGCAAAGATT GCTTGGAATGCACTCGTGACAAATGCGCTGCAAGTGGCCACTATTAACGGTATTGGAGACTTTGTGCTGTTCCTGGGCAAGCTAGCCGTGGCAGCGATATGCGGACTGATTAGCATTCTTCTGCTGCGTGACAATCCCGATCTACACTTTTACATGGCACCTGTTATCATTATTACCGTGTTTGCATTCTTCATCGCACACATTATACTGTCACTGTACGag ATGGTTGTCGACACGCTGttcctgtgcgtgtgtgaggaTCGCACCATCAACGGCAATAGTGGCCGCTGGAAGGAAAGCAATCTGGCTCGACTGTTAGGCGAAGCACCGGAACCGGACGCGGTTGAGGCACCGATGCAGGAGGTTCAACTTACGCCCATCACGAAGCAACCATTCTCCGCTCAATTCCTCCAGGCCGAGATGGAAAATAGTAAGGCTTAG
- the LOC125770401 gene encoding survival of motor neuron-related-splicing factor 30 translates to MADDLQNYKLQLQQVEAALLTDPENAELLKLKEDLNEVIELTKDLIKAQQEPEQKKSAYIEPASSSYYDGVSGADKKQTKPAKVWKVGDKCSAKWIEDGQYYDATIESISETGEVSIVFEAYQNRSNTTISELKEPKSRNEVFPANSNKRLRHNQKEYLKKKKMKKIQRFKELEEERECEKNKWLQFTAKSTKKSGVKAKSIFASPENVNGRVGIGTCGVSGKPMTEFSHGEKYRKGV, encoded by the exons ATGGCCGACGATTTACAGAACTACAAACTGCAATTGCAGCAG GTCGAAGCTGCTCTGCTTACCGATCCGGAGAATGCGGAACTGCTCAAGCTGAAGGAGGATCTGAACGAGGTAATCGAACTGACGAAGGATCTGATCAAGGCGCAGCAGGAACCGGAACAGAAGAAATCGGCATACATTGAGCCGGCCAGCAGCAGCTACTACGATGGCGTATCAGGAGCGgataaaaagcaaacaaaaccagcCAAGGTATGGAAGGTGGGTGATAAATGTTCTGCTAAGTGGATTGAAGACGGTCAGTACTATGATGCTACCATAGAGTCGATATCGGAAACCGGAGAGGTGAGCATCGTGTTTGAGGCGTATCAAAACCGGAGCAACACTACCATCAGCGAGCTGAAGGAACCAAAGTCACGGAACGAAGTGTTTCCCGCCAACAGTAACAA GCGCTTGCGACACAATCAGAAGGAATatctgaagaaaaagaaaatgaaaaaaattcagCGATTCAAGGAGCTGGAGGAGGAACGCGAATGCGAGAAGAACAAATGGCTTCAGTTTACAGCAAAATCGACGAAGAAGTCGGGCGTGAAGGCGAAAAGTATTTTTGCTTCTCCAGAGAATGTGAACGGTCGGGTCGGTATCGGTACCTGTGGTGTATCGGGCAAACCGATGACTGAGTTTTCCCACGGAGAAAAGTACAGGAAAGGTGTTTAA
- the LOC125770404 gene encoding mediator of RNA polymerase II transcription subunit 10 produces MTSPLENLENHLEMFIENVRQIRIIVSDFQPQGQNVLNQKIQSLVTGLQEIDKMKNQIDVNVPLEVFDYIDQGRNPQLYTKDCIDKALTKNEEVKGKIDSYRKFKSNLMKELSETFPVEISKYKAIRGDE; encoded by the coding sequence ATGACTTCACCACTAGAAAATCTGGAAAACCATTTGGAAATGTTCATTGAGAACGTGCGCCAGATCCGTATCATCGTGAGCGATTTCCAACCACAAGGGCAAAATGTGCTAAACCAGAAGATACAATCGCTCGTCACCGGGCTGCAGGAGATCGATAAGATGAAGAACCAGATCGACGTGAACGTACCGTTGGAGGTGTTCGATTATATCGATCAGGGACGGAACCCGCAGCTCTACACGAAAGATTGCATCGATAAGGCGCTGACAAAGAACGAAGAGGTGAAGGGCAAGATCGACTCCTACCGTAAGTTCAAGAGCAATTTGATGAAGGAGCTAAGCGAAACCTTCCCCGTGGAGATCAGCAAATACAAGGCAATTCGAGGGGAcgaatag
- the LOC125770393 gene encoding selenocysteine-specific elongation factor: protein MYLNLNIGILGHVDSGKTTLAKALSAIASTAAFDKNPQSQERGITLDLGFSALQIDLPDLLREQCMEQGYEKLQYTFVDCPGHASLIRTIIGGAQIIDMMLLVIDSEKGIQPQTAECLIIGELTCRKMIIVLNKIDVLRDPIQQKKTLERLKKGIAGVLSKMSFGETPIISISATTGENITTLVEAMKSKSFIPERNLNLPFMFAVDHCFAIKGQGTVCTGTVLQGKLSVNDEVEIPKLKLQRKVKSIQMFRKSFQTIRQGDRAGICITQFDPKSLERGILCASNYVHCVYAAIVRLNCVKYYKRPIKSKAKFHITCGYETVVATILLFTAEVETFSYAHQYEYLEEIATDRDASGNVFALLEFETPVLAPQNALIIGSKLDSDVHAADCRIAFSGQLAQVIRDSKYTETVLPELQIYKHKAKTGSIQRVVSETELIAVGLFKKSANNRQAFVGLGISLSSGESGIIQDTFGASGKVKLHFPEPVAADVLKRIAQKGPSPDGEVKVELRFKKFLFRKNAKVQKVIQ, encoded by the coding sequence ATGTATCTGAATCTAAATATCGGCATCCTGGGTCATGTGGATTCGGGAAAGACAACGCTAGCCAAAGCACTGAGTGCGATCGCTAGTACGGCAGCTTTTGATAAAAACCCACAATCTCAAGAACGTGGGATTACCCTGGATCTTGGTTTTAGTGCCCTACAGATAGATTTGCCAGACCTTTTGCGGGAGCAATGCATGGAACAGGGTTACGAAAAACTTCAATACACCTTTGTCGATTGTCCCGGGCATGCCAGTCTCATACGAACCATCATCGGAGGTGCACAGATAATCGATATGATGCTGCTAGTGATCGATTCGGAAAAGGGAATTCAACCTCAAACGGCTGAATGTCTAATAATAGGCGAACTAACATGTCGGAAGATGATCATTGTATTGAACAAAATCGATGTGCTGCGAGATCCAATCcagcagaagaaaacattaGAACGCTTAAAGAAAGGCATTGCGGGTGTGCTTTCCAAGATGTCTTTCGGTGAAACGCCCATCATATCAATTTCAGCAACGACAGGTGAAAACATCACAACGCTAGTAGAAGCGATGAAATCAAAGTCGTTCATCCCGGAAAGAAATCTGAATCTGCCGTTTATGTTTGCCGTCGATCATTGCTTCGCAATCAAGGGTCAAGGTACAGTCTGTACCGGAACGGTATTGCAAGGAAAGTTGAGCGTAAACGATGAAGTTGAGATCCCGAAATTAAAACTGCAAAGGAAGGTCAAATCGATACAAATGTTTCGCAAAAGCTTCCAAACCATTCGTCAGGGCGATCGGGCCGGTATTTGTATTACTCAATTTGATCCAAAATCCTTGGAACGTGGTATATTGTGCGCTTCAAATTATGTCCATTGCGTGTACGCAGCGATAGTGCGATTAAACTGcgtaaaatattacaaacgtccaataaaatcgaaagcaaaatTTCACATCACCTGCGGGTACGAGACGGTCGTGGCCACGATTTTACTATTCACTGCTGAGGTAGAAACCTTTTCCTATGCACACCAGTACGAATATTTAGAGGAAATAGCAACAGATCGAGATGCTAGCGGAAACGTTTTTGCACTGCTCGAGTTTGAAACGCCAGTCCTGGCTCCTCAAAATGCGCTTATCATTGGTTCGAAGTTGGACAGTGATGTGCATGCAGCAGATTGCAGAATAGCTTTTTCTGGCCAATTAGCGCAAGTGATACGGGACAGCAAATACACCGAAACGGTACTACCGGAGCTGCaaatatacaaacacaaagcaaaaactGGTTCAATTCAACGGGTAGTAAGTGAAACAGAATTAATAGCGGTGggtctttttaaaaaatcggCCAACAACCGTCAAGCTTTCGTTGGGCTCGGTATTAGCTTGTCAAGTGGGGAAAGTGGCATTATTCAGGACACTTTTGGTGCTAGCGGGAAGGTAAAGCTGCACTTCCCAGAACCCGTTGCAGCCGATGTCTTGAAACGGATAGCTCAAAAGGGACCATCGCCAGACGGTGAGGTAAAGGTGGAGCTTAGATTTAAAAAGTTCCTGTTCCGCAAAAATGCGAAAGTTCAAAAAGTGATTCAATAA
- the LOC125770398 gene encoding cysteine-rich venom protein 6-like, whose product MRAIFALLVLAVFAFLGASAQTECGENETFQRCGTGCERTCNNGEDWDKPCSEPCVDKCFCQDGFLRDDTGSCVRAWRCSPTL is encoded by the exons ATGCGCGCCATCTTTGCCCTGCTCGTCCTCGCGGTCTTCGCTTTCTTGGGAGCTTCGG CCCAAACAGAGTGCGGTGAAAACGAAACCTTCCAGCGTTGCGGTACTGGTTGCGAGCGCACGTGCAACAACGGAGAAGACTGGGACAAACCATGCTCAGAACCCTGTGTTGACAAGTGCTTCTGCCAGGATGGATTCTTGCGCGACGATACCGGCAGCTGTGTCCGTGCCTGGCGTTGCAGCCCTACGCTGTAA
- the LOC125770402 gene encoding peflin isoform X2, with protein MGGFPQQQYGGYGQHPPPAAGYAGGYGGYAPPPQQPPVNPEIQNIFRNIDKDNTGRINNRELQQALINGRGDHFSDTACNLMISMFDRNKTGTVDIYDFEKLYNYINQWLQVFKNFDRDASGHIEENELTQALTQMGFRFSPQFIQYLIAKNDPVNRKEISVDQFIVTCIQIQRFTDAFRVRDTEQKGIITIGFEDFLGIALSMCS; from the exons ATG GGAGGATTTCCGCAACAGCAGTACGGAGGCTATGGACAACACCCGCCGCCAGCCGCTGGTTACGCAGGCGGCTACGGTGGATACGCACCGCCACCCCAGCAACCGCCCGTCAATCCGGAAATTCAGAACATCTTCCGAAACATTGATAAAGACAACACGGGGCGTATTAACAACCGGGAACTGCAGCAGGCTCTGATTAATGGACGGGGCGATCACTTTTCGGATACCGCCTGTAACCTGATGATCA GCATGTTCGATCGGAACAAGACCGGCACGGTAGACATTTACGACTTTGAGAAGCTATACAACTACATCAACCAGTGGCTGCaggtgtttaaaaattttgaccGCGACGCATCCGGACACATCGAGGAAAATGAACTAACCCAAGCGTTGACGCAGATGGGCTTTCGCTTTTCGCCACAGTTCATACAGTACCTGATCGCGAAGAACGATCCAGTCAATAGGAAGGAAATCTCGGTGGACCAATTCATCGTGACGTGCATTCAGATTCAGCGCTTTACCGATGCATTCCGCGTGCGCGATACCGAACAGAAGGGCATCATCACGATTGGTTTCGAGGACTTTCTAGGCATTGCATTGTCGATGTGTTCCTAA
- the LOC125770402 gene encoding peflin isoform X1, protein MAYQGGFPQQQYGGYGQHPPPAAGYAGGYGGYAPPPQQPPVNPEIQNIFRNIDKDNTGRINNRELQQALINGRGDHFSDTACNLMISMFDRNKTGTVDIYDFEKLYNYINQWLQVFKNFDRDASGHIEENELTQALTQMGFRFSPQFIQYLIAKNDPVNRKEISVDQFIVTCIQIQRFTDAFRVRDTEQKGIITIGFEDFLGIALSMCS, encoded by the exons ATGGCTTATCAG GGAGGATTTCCGCAACAGCAGTACGGAGGCTATGGACAACACCCGCCGCCAGCCGCTGGTTACGCAGGCGGCTACGGTGGATACGCACCGCCACCCCAGCAACCGCCCGTCAATCCGGAAATTCAGAACATCTTCCGAAACATTGATAAAGACAACACGGGGCGTATTAACAACCGGGAACTGCAGCAGGCTCTGATTAATGGACGGGGCGATCACTTTTCGGATACCGCCTGTAACCTGATGATCA GCATGTTCGATCGGAACAAGACCGGCACGGTAGACATTTACGACTTTGAGAAGCTATACAACTACATCAACCAGTGGCTGCaggtgtttaaaaattttgaccGCGACGCATCCGGACACATCGAGGAAAATGAACTAACCCAAGCGTTGACGCAGATGGGCTTTCGCTTTTCGCCACAGTTCATACAGTACCTGATCGCGAAGAACGATCCAGTCAATAGGAAGGAAATCTCGGTGGACCAATTCATCGTGACGTGCATTCAGATTCAGCGCTTTACCGATGCATTCCGCGTGCGCGATACCGAACAGAAGGGCATCATCACGATTGGTTTCGAGGACTTTCTAGGCATTGCATTGTCGATGTGTTCCTAA
- the LOC125770390 gene encoding solute carrier family 12 member 8, with translation MPNGTNVDWSRYGLGSDDSSPTERNRAHSRTGGGSGGFVDLGNEYDYGAGGHHASGRDEIFAEDQGDKPWWRSNFFISQPVLFGTWDGVFTSCLINIFGVIVFLRSGWIVAEAGIMNAILIVFCAVGIALVSVLSAVGICERCRVESGGVYFLIAHTLGSRFGGSLGLLYCFGQAVGCALNVLGFGESIAGLVGLEGNQWAIRGFAITAVLLLGVINVAGVKWVVKLQFALLIVILMSALDFMVGSFIGEAPEHGFDGWGSGNMGLNLWSAYTDGTSWFTVFGVFFPTITGILSGINMSGDLRAPSTDIPNGTLAALSTSTFLYMVFILFLGATCQRSHLLTDYQIAVKVSAVEFLLLAGIYVSSMSSCLGAMYGTPRVLQSIANENVIPGIGKLGKGRGPNKVPLYSMAVVAGVTITFIIIGDINTLAPIVTMPFLLTYACIDYSYFALAQTFDIQNNREERFRIQAQSPLYETRNYGATGDYHENNDLDQLFPERTRHKNLGTPTNSPQHVPSNAATSARSQQPNGIPHSASVTSADSEVIFRDGTNSANNANSLSEADDEPIAPIRPPIHSKTKNWYSGFCNRWASLLGAGVKILVMLLVSWVYALICIGTVLIVWFYVGTANPAVKPGLAHEFRFFVWLKNVVFRCFGKRVHDYEQVVVTQTCPNVNLASAQLNEENEDFASRRRYHQTAVVQGRYVDEV, from the exons ATGCCCAACGGGACGAATGTAGACTGGTCCAG ATATGGACTCGGTAGCGATGATTCATCGCCGACCGAACGAAACCGTGCACACAGCCGCACCGGTGGTGGGAGCGGTGGATTTGTCGATCTAGGCAATGAATACGATTACGGCGCCGGAGGACATCATGCATCGGGCAGGGATGAAATCTTTGCCGAAGATCAGGGCGATAAACCTTGGTGGAGAAGTAACTTCTTCATCTCGCAACCTGTCCTGTTTGGAACGTGGGATGGCGTCTTTACATCCTGCTTGATCAACATCTTCGGTGTGATCGTATTCCTGCGATCTGGATGGATTGTAGCCGAGGCAGGCATCATGAATGCCATACTGATCGTCTTCTGTGCGGTGGGCATTGCTCTTGTGTCCGTACTGTCAGCCGTTGGTATCTGTGAGCGCTGCCGGGTGGAAAGTGGTGGGGTTTATTTCCTCATCGCCCACACGCTGGGCTCACGATTCGGTGGATCGCTCGGGCTGCTCTATTGCTTCGGACAGGCTGTGGGCTGTGCGTTGAATGTGCTCGGTTTCGGTGAATCGATCGCGGGTCTGGTTGGATTGGAAGGGAACCAGTGGGCGATCCGTGGGTTTGCCATCACAGCCGTCCTTCTGCTCGGTGTTATTAATGTGGCCGGTGTAAAATGGGTCGTAAAGTTGCAGTTCGCACTGCTGATCGTGATTCTAATGTCCGCGCTAGATTTCATGGTAGGCAGCTTTATTGGAGAGGCACCCGAGCACGGTTTCGATGGCTGGGGATCGGGCAACATGGGACTGAATCTGTGGTCTGCCTACACGGACGGTACGTCTTGGTTTACCGTGTTCGGAGTGTTCTTCCCAACGATCACGGGTATCCTGTCCGGCATTAACATGAGCGGTGATCTGCGTGCACCATCGACGGACATTCCAAATGGTACGCTGGCTGCGCTCAGTACATCCACGTTCCTTTACATGGTGTTTATACTGTTCCTGGGTGCCACCTGCCAACGAAGCCACCTTCTAACGGATTATCAAATCGCAGTTAAAGTGTCTGCGGTCGAGTTCCTGCTGCTTGCCGGTATCTACGTATCAAGCATGTCTTCCTGTCTAGGCGCTATGTATGGTACACCGCGCGTACTGCAAAGCATTGCAAATGAAAACGTTATTCCCGGCATTGGTAAATTAGGCAAGGGTCGTGGCCCCAACAAGGTACCGCTGTACTCGATGGCTGTAGTGGCAGGAGTAACGATtacattcatcatcatcggtgaTATTAACACGCTGGCCCCGATCGTCACGATGCCGTTCCTGCTGACATACGCTTGCATCGACTACTCATACTTTGCACTGGCACAAACGTTTGACATACAAAACAATCGCGAAGAGCGCTTCAGGATACAGGCGCAGAGTCCACTATACGAAACAAGAAACTACGGTGCAACTGGAGATTATCATGAAAACAACGATCTCGACCAGTTGTTCCCGGAACGAACACGACACAAAAATCTAGGA aCCCCAACTAACTCACCACAACATGTGCCTTCAAATGCCGCTACCAGCGCGCGATCGCAACAACCAAATGGAATACCTCACAGTGCATCGGTTACCAGTGCGGACTCGGAAGTTATTTTCCGGGACGGTACAAACAGTGCGAATAACGCCAATTCCTTAAGCGAAGCGGACGATGAGCCGATCGCTCCGATTCGACCACCAATTCATTCCAAGACGAAAAATTGGTACTCTGGTTTCTGTAACCGATGGGCCTCACTGCTGGGT GCTGGTGTCAAAATACTCGTAATGCTGCTTGTAAGCTGGGTGTATGCACTGATCTGCATCGGGACGGTGCTCATCGTGTGGTTCTACGTTGGCACGGCAAACCCAGCTGTGAAACCGGGCTTGGCACACGAATTTCGCTTCTTTGTATGGTTGAAAAATGTCGTTTTCCGTTGTTTTGG AAAACGTGTGCACGATTATGAACAGGTCGTAGTTACCCAAACGTGCCCGAACGTAAACCTCGCCTCTGCTCAACTGAACGAGGAAAATGAAGACTTTGCCTCACGGCGACGATATCACCAGACTGCGGTCGTTCAGGGACGGTATGTTGATGAAGTGTGA
- the LOC125770396 gene encoding syntaxin-6: MEDPFFVVKDEVFKALNKTRGLYIRWRELNDAHSGGSTAEADWTTTELKNSLRSIEWDLEDLEDTISIVEKNPSKFKIDNRELSSRRHFIDATRDEVKSMKDRMSISRNRDQDITARQPLLDNVESSPQCNKNYINNNSIISNGVAVLTGNGTIGGLNNNSLNCNLNNNSQVNNLNLAETGKHLISSAGAAMASRHSGAKYSKLENNLDDSPSHYVPSSSGGAVLDSSSNRFVEDTLATQHRILVGQDEQLDIISDSIGTLKTVSRQIGIELDEQAVMLDEFGNELEQTDSKLDATMKKVAKVLHMSNDRRQWTAIVVLSIALVVVIIIYIIL; this comes from the exons ATGGAAGATCCATTTTTCGTGGTGAAAGA CGAAGTATTCAAAGCATTGAATAAAACACGTGGGCTGTATATTCGCTGGCGTGAGCTGAACGATGCACATTCCGGTGGTTCCACTGCCGAAGCCGATTGGACAACAACTGAACTGAAGAACTCACTCCGCAGCATTGAATGGGATTTGGAGGATCTGGAAGACACTatta GTATTGTAGAGAAAAATCCAAGCAAATTTAAGATCGACAACCGGGAACTTTCCAGCCGACGGCATTTCATCGACGCCACCCGGGATGAGGTGAAATCGATGAAGGATCGCATGAGCATTAGCCGCAACCGTGATCAGGACATAACCGCACGCCAACCGCTGCTCGATAACGTCGAATCGTCACCGCAGTGCAATAAGAattacatcaacaacaacagcatcatATCAAACGGTGTGGCCGTGCTGACCGGGAACGGTACCATCGGTGGGCTCAACAACAATTCGCTAAACTGCAACCTGAACAACAACAGTCAGGTGAACAATTTAAACCTTGCCGAAACTGGTAAACATCTGATCAGTTCCGCCGGTGCTGCAATGGCTTCGCGACACAGTGGGGCAAAGTACTCGAAGCTGGAGAATAATCTCGACGATAGTCCGAGCCACTATGTTCCATCGTCATCCGGTGGTGCGGTACTCGACTCCAGCTCAAATCGCTTCGTGGAAGATACGTTGGCCACGCAGCATAGGATTCTGGTCGGGCAGGATGAGCAGCTGGATATAATCAGCGATTCGATTGGGACACTTAAAACGGTATCCCGCCAGATTGGTATCGAGCTGGATGAACAGGCTGT AATGCTAGACGAGTTTGGCAATGAACTGGAGCAAACTGATTCCAAGCTGGACGCTACCATGAAGAAAGTAGCAAAGGTATTACACATGTCCAACG ATCGGCGACAGTGGACGGCAATCGTAGTTCTATCGATAGCACTGGTAGTTGTGATAATTATTTACATCATTCTCTAA